The Thermosynechococcus sp. genome has a segment encoding these proteins:
- a CDS encoding AmpG family muropeptide MFS transporter: MAGIGAALRVFQSRKMAALLLLGFSSGLPLFLTSRTLQAWMTVEGIDLTAIGLFSLVALPYSLKFLWSPLLDRYRIPFLGRRRGWLLLIQVLLLGAIALMAVQDPSRSLQLLAINAFAIAFLSASQDIAVDAYRADVLEPLEMGAGAGIYVLGYRIALLVTGSLALILADQLPWPVVYALMALLMVVGMVTTLWAPEPEVHPPAPPSLAQAVIRPFLDFFQRYGWGTGLIILLFICLYRLGDALTGNMMTPFLLQQGFSQTQIGAVQGGVGLIATLFGALVGGAVISQIGIHRALWIMGGLQASSNISYFALANAGANPTVMVAAIGIDNFCGGLAIAALTALLMSLCNPQFSATQYALLSSLFAFSRDILAAPAGKAAEMMGWPLFFLFTIGAALPALLLLPFFAPWQARPAFPRPGSDD, from the coding sequence ATGGCGGGAATCGGCGCAGCCCTACGGGTTTTTCAAAGTCGCAAAATGGCGGCACTGCTCTTGTTAGGTTTTTCGTCAGGGTTGCCCCTGTTTCTCACCAGCCGAACACTGCAAGCCTGGATGACCGTTGAGGGCATTGACTTGACGGCCATTGGCCTCTTTAGCCTGGTGGCGTTGCCCTACTCCCTGAAGTTTCTCTGGTCACCCTTGCTGGATCGCTATAGGATTCCCTTTTTGGGACGGCGGCGGGGCTGGTTGCTGCTGATTCAGGTGCTGCTGTTGGGGGCGATCGCCCTGATGGCGGTGCAGGATCCCAGTAGGAGCCTGCAGCTGTTGGCGATCAATGCCTTCGCTATTGCCTTCTTGAGCGCCAGTCAAGATATTGCTGTGGATGCCTACCGTGCCGATGTCCTCGAACCCCTTGAAATGGGAGCAGGTGCGGGTATTTATGTCCTTGGCTATCGCATTGCGCTTTTGGTCACCGGTTCCCTCGCCTTGATCCTTGCGGATCAACTGCCCTGGCCAGTGGTTTACGCCCTGATGGCGCTGCTTATGGTGGTGGGCATGGTCACTACCCTTTGGGCACCAGAACCAGAGGTGCATCCCCCGGCTCCTCCGTCATTGGCACAGGCAGTCATTCGACCCTTCCTTGATTTTTTCCAGCGCTACGGCTGGGGAACGGGGTTAATTATCTTGCTCTTTATCTGCCTCTATCGCTTGGGGGATGCCCTCACGGGCAACATGATGACTCCTTTCCTGTTGCAGCAGGGCTTTAGCCAAACCCAAATTGGCGCCGTACAGGGGGGGGTGGGGCTGATTGCCACCCTCTTTGGCGCCCTTGTCGGGGGAGCGGTGATCAGTCAAATTGGTATTCACCGTGCCCTGTGGATTATGGGGGGATTGCAAGCTTCTAGCAATATCTCCTACTTTGCTTTGGCCAATGCCGGTGCCAATCCAACAGTGATGGTGGCTGCCATTGGCATTGATAACTTCTGCGGTGGGCTGGCGATCGCTGCTTTGACGGCTCTTTTAATGAGTCTTTGCAACCCCCAATTTAGTGCCACACAGTATGCGCTGCTTTCTAGTCTCTTTGCTTTTAGTCGGGATATCCTGGCGGCCCCTGCGGGTAAAGCGGCAGAAATGATGGGGTGGCCACTCTTTTTTCTCTTTACAATTGGCGCTGCCTTAC